The Anolis sagrei isolate rAnoSag1 chromosome 6, rAnoSag1.mat, whole genome shotgun sequence genome includes the window TGAAAAAGGATCAAAATGTAGGAAGAATTCTGCTTTCTACCCGATTTCTGCCAAATCTTCTTGAATTAGATTGATATACCAGTTGTTCAGGATTTCTCTGAACTCCAATGCACTTCACAAATACAGTTGAGCCACAATGATTCTAGCTTACTTTCTTCAGCTATGTAAAAGAAATGCATTTCCTCCCCAGGGCATCATGATTTGTTTTAATTGAAACCTTGTTTATTCACTTACATTATTTCAGTTGCATTAGTTTTATTATACCAACCTGATTATTGTCTTTGCACAACATTATTAACCTGGACATCTTGTTAGGATTCTCCAATGAATTAAAGAAATGAAAGCTGCATCTGTTTATTCTAAATGAGCCATAGCAACAATCAAATTGAGAACACATTTCTAGTGAATTCCAGTTAAGCTGTTTATCTTCTCTGAAGCAGATGGCCATGTTGCTACCTAGCAGTGAAGGAGAGGGGGAGGACAGCTGAATTCTGGGGAAAGGGAAATGCTTTAAGGTTTGATTAAAATTGAAAAGAACAAGATGGAAAAGGGCATCATCCACTCTCCAGGCTGTTTAAAGGTAGGGGGGATGTTAAAAGACTAAAATGCTCACTGTCTCATGACCTTTTAATTATGAAACTCAACAGATGCTAATTTTGTGTCAAATTTATGATAGCAGATGCAAGATAATACTTGCCAAAAGACACAAGACAGGTTGGAACAGGACAGCGTGACTGGCAGAAATCTATAGCAAATAAATGTGTCAATAaccagaaatcatagaatcatagagttggaagagacctcatgggtcatccagtccaaccccctgccaagaagcaggaaaatcaaattcaaagcacccccgacagatggccatccagcctctgtttaaaagcttccaaagaaggagcctccaccacactccagggcagagagttccactgctgaacagctctcacagtcaggaagttcttcctcatgttcagatggaatctcctatcttgtagtttgaagccattgttccacgtcctagtctccaaggaagcagaaaacaagcttgctccctcctccctgtggcttcctctcacatatttatacatggctatcatatctcctctcatccttctctacATATActttggatcatagaatcatatagttggaagactataagggctatccagtccaacgcccttccatgcaggaacacacaatcaaacacACTTGCATAAGGATTTTGATCTGTATATTTTGTTAACTAACATGGTTGGTTGCTGTTGCAGAAAACATCAGTGTCACTTTAATCTTAGTACCGGTAGTAGTTCTTGTATTCTGGCATCTGATTATCCAGATGTTCAAGATATTTCTTAATCTGTTCAAATAAATGAGGCTGGGATTTACTGAAAGCAATAGAATTAAACtaacttgttttttaaaaaaaaatataatatgagGGAGCTATTTTATTCTGTACACATTGTTTCTTAGCAGTTTCTTTTAATCCTACACTCAATTATTACTAAGTAAGTAGTCTTTTCCCATGATGTATCACATTTTAGTCAATGGCTGAAGTACAGATGTATCACATTTTGGATATACAAacaagaattggaagagaacatAAGTGCCattagtccaacctcattcaacgcaggaacatacaatcaaaaaaCTTCTTGCAGAAGGCCATCCAGTGAAGGAGACCACCTCACTTCAAGGCTGAATATCCACTGACGAACAGCTCTTATTGTCAAGAGGTTCTtcgtaatgtttaggtggaatcttttcccccacaatttgaatccattgttctattAAATACTCTCaggagcagcaaaaaaaaaaaaaaaaaaaaaacaagcttgcttctcctcaatgtgacatcctttcaaatgtttaaacatgggtctcaagctaaacatacctagctccctAAGCCCTTCCTCATAGAGTTTGGCTTCCCAATCTTTGATCATTTGGgttacccttctctggacatgttctagcttgtTAGTATCCtccttggattgtggtgcccaggccTGGATATAGTATCTACCtaaggtctgaccaaaacagGATACAgtaggactatgacttccctcaatgtagACACTATGTTTCTAttcatgcagcctagaattgcttTACCCTTTTGGCTTTTGCATCACACTTTTGACTCATGTCAAATGTCaatatgcttcttggcagggggttggactgaatggcccatgaggtctcttccaactctttgattctatgttcagcttgtggtctactaagactcctagatccctttcacgtgGACTGTTGTCAAGTCAGATGTCACTTATccgtgcatttcatttttattggctAAGTGTAGTGCTATATGTTTCTACCTATTAAAGTTAATTTTGTCAGTTTTGGTCCAGCTTTCCAATCTGATATGGTCCATTTTGATTCTGATCCTCAGGAGTAttaactatccctcccaatttggtgtcatctgtaaacaTAAGTATGCCCCCTATTCTGTCCTCCAAGATGAACAGCACAAGGCCCAGGATAGAACTCTGTGACACCCCACTAGTCACTTATTTCCAGCATGAAgaagaaccattggtgagcatcctttggGATTGGTTACTTaaatcaattacagatccacctaacagtGGTATTGTGTAGCCTACATTTTACTCGTTTGTTTCCAAAATGATCATGGGGATCTTGTCAAGGGCCCTACAGAAATCGAGATTTGCTATATCTACAGCATTCCTTTCATCTACAAAATATTTAACTATGTATAAAATAAGATTtgtctggcatgatttgtttgAAAAATCTTTGTTGCCTCTTTGTGAGAATGGTGTTGTTTTCTAAGTGGTTTGCTTAATTATTTGCTCTAAAATATTTCTTGGTAATGTCAGGTTTACTGAGCCATAATtcttttgattcccccccccccccttttgaagATGCGGACATTTGCTTTTcttcagtctgctggaacttctctttACACTTATATCAACCAAGCCTGAATTGACCTAAAATAATTGCAAGATAAGGCTTTCATACACTATACCAATTTCTTTGCAATTCTGTTACACGGAAAAATATCCATCGTAGAATTAACAATATGAGGCCCCAGCAGGAACAGAACAAAATCCAATTTATATGGAAATTTAGTGATCCTATATTCCATAGTGTACAATCCTTCAGGTCAAATTTGATGGACTCTAGAAAGACACCTGGGGGAAACTGCAATGTCACTTTGTCTATGATACATAATTCAGGGATAAGCGCAAGTAATGTTGAAAAAGAGAGCAGGTAGGTTAGATGGTGAATCTAATCAGACTGTTTCTGTTCGTGAGAGGTCAGCTTTGGAGATTTATGCCAAACGTAGAATCCATTACAACATAGAGCCAAGGATAGAGAACAATATTTGAAGGAAAATGACAATACAAACATAAAGTCTTATCTAAACAGGCGTAGGGAGATATTTGAAGGATTATATacactaaataaagaaatacacaaGGAATTACGCACTTTTGCATCTAAGCAGAACAGTTTGTGAAATGAAAGAAAACCATAGTACCTTATCATTCATTTGAGTAGGATTTCTAACCAACTGGAAATGGTAGGTAAGTTTATTTATGATCATCATGTACCAGAATTTTTAAGGGAGAAAtataaatgagagagagaaaaaatcccaAAAGACTGAAGAATCTGGAAAGATTAATCATTCTAACGAGCAATAATGTTTTGGTATATGCACCACATAATGTGTTTTGTAGAGCTAACGTGGCAACTGCATTCAAATATATCAAGAGAAAGACAAGAGAAACATATTGTGTTTACATCATTGTTTGGTGCATGTATAAAATGGAAGGTCTTAACTGATACTTGTAACCAGGAGAAAATAAGACCTCATTTTATAACTGCTACAACTGTTTACATATAAATCTTAGAAATACAAATTAACACAATGTGCCCTATATTGAAACATAATTTGCCATTTAATTATACCTGtatgaaatgaaacaaatagGTCAGGTAAGTCTTCCATAAATAAAACAATCTTAAACCTTATCTAGAGATGACTTTGTTGAAAAGGGTTGAAGTGCTCTTCTTTTTGGGGTGTAAGAACCTTCCTCTATTCATTCCATTGGTATTAGAGGCAGGTTATTTCTGCCTCTAATACCCAATTTTCCTTTATAGAAATAATATCTAGTGGCCCATTTACTTTGTTAACAGAGGTACACCTGTACACTTACAGATTTCCAATCACTATACAGATCAACCAGACTGGCAGTCTTCTCTCTTCCATTTTCATAACAAAAAACACATAcagtaaatattttaataatcatGCTTGGCAAAATTTATTAGAAATATGCAAAGAAACTTGGGAATGCCATCTTGTTTAGAAGTCCAActggaagattattattattattattattattattattattattattttgctttcctcAAAAGCTTACATTGAGGACTTAAGGAACATTACAGGCAACCATAAAGCAAAAAACAAGgctataagaaagagagaggcacATTTACAAGTACAGTAGATTGTGCTGAATCCCTTGAAACTTGACAAAGTTAAAGGCACAATCCCAGAAATGTTGGAATATTGTCATCTCTCAGTATATTTTAGGACTGGATGACTCTCCCTTTTTTTTTGTACCTCCCAGAGTCATACTACATCTAATTTAACTCTCGCTCTATAGTATTTCAACAGTTCCCATGTGTTTTATACATTCTTTTTCATAATTACCCTAACAACACATGCAAATTCAAATCTTCCAATAATTGAGTTTATTGTGCATATCTGTCTTGAGATATTATGGATTAGCAAGTGGCGAAGAGTTACTCAGAATTTAGAGAAGCAATTTCAAGGCAGAGTACTTTAACAAGGCCAAATAGACAAATGTTGGCTGGCAATTTGTATTAATAATTCTTACagttcttttctccccttcaagTTGACTACAGGCACAAGTAATATCACAATAGCAGGACATTATCGAGTGTATCTGAAGTGGCATTTCAAGTTTCCACCACACACAAGCACTCAGAAACAAAATTTACAATGCAAAATTCTTTAGTTATGAACTTTATCAAATGAAGACTGAATTAGCTCCAAGAAGGCAACCAGCAGGATCAAAACATGGTCCTGGAATCTCAAGTTTCATTTTGGCATGAGGCCAAGTAAGCAAACTGTTAGAGAAGTTTTTGATCTTCAAGTTGCATTCAAACtgcataaaatataaatatgtgtTTTAGGGATACTTGCACTGTGCAACTTACATCTTTATCTCAGCTAGTTACCTACCAAGGCAAGAAGCATGTGACCCTTTAGATGGCTCTGAACTGCAATTCTCAGCATCCTGTACTAAtttccagcattcctcactatCCTGGTTggggctgctgggagctgcagttgagCAGCATTTGGAAGGCTACATAATTCCTATCCCaatatatcaaatcaaatcatttatttcggtcatagactAGCACAAGAAATATATAGTATTTCAGAAGAGAAAACCTCAGCCCCAAGCAATGTTATTTTCTGACTTCAGTAATATTCAAAAGACTTACTAATATCGAGATTCCATCCTGCACAATAGCTGGGAAAGTCACACTCATTGGTTCAACTAACACTTCCTCAAGAGTGAAACAAGAAAATGTAACTCAGAATTGCATTTTCCAATGTCATTCTGCTATCATGGATTGTTTTCACAAATGAAGACAATTTGCAGAATTGCTCCCACATTCTTATATTGGGAAGAGGCCCACAATAATTAGAAAAGTGCAAGAAGTCAAAGTATATAAAGATTTTAAACTATAAAAGCATAAAGCCCTAAgtgtaaaaatgaaaaacagaaaagaaatccGAGACATATTGTGCAAATAAGGAAGATTTTTAGTTGAAATCCATATAATTCATAAAAATATAATCTGTTGAAAAGGCAAACTGCTGCCATAGCACCTGTATCTGAAGTAATATATCTGGACATCTCTTCACTAGATTTTGATTATAAAGGTATCATGCATGAAGGCAGGGTAATAGTTGTATAGTATCTTGCTTTGCCAGGTTAAAATAAACCTAAAGCAACACAGAAGGCTTGGAGTGTTTCATACTTGTTAGAAAACTCTTACTAGTTATAATAGGAAGCTTGGCAAATGAGAGGAAAATTGTAGGAAAAAATAGAGAACAAGAAGCAGTAGTTCTAGGTGACTAATCCAGTATTCCAAAGCAGTTTCAAGAGTAGATGTTTTGTGGCTGCTCGCAGTGCATTTGAATCTCTTCGGCAAGCTCAAGACATAGCAGAATACGTCTCTTCTCAGCGGCCAGTTCCTCCTTGGAAACCTGGCCCAGCAACTTTTTGGCAAAGAGGATCAGGTCTTGCATGAAGATGCCCACAGCTGCACGAGGAGCATCTGGGAGCCTCTCCAAGCACCCACTTTTGAAGCAGAAGTTTATGGTCTTATCCCTTTTCATCCCTGGTGCCCTTTCTTCAATCCAAGTCAGAGGCCTAGGTTAAATAAAAAGGCATAGAAAGGATTCAAAAAAGGAAACTGGACCATGCAAAAGACTTGCttaaaaaaagcagaaaaataaaagCTGTGACATTAGGAACTACTactgattgttttattatttactagctgtcccctgccacgtgttgctgtggccatgggggttctgtgtgggaggcttggcccaattctctcattggtggggttcagaatgctctttgattgtaggtgaactacaaatcccagcaactacaactcccaaatgacaaaatcaattttttttgagtaaaggacatacattgggttgttaggtgtcttgtatccaaatttggtgtcaatttatccagtggtttttgagttctgataatcccacaaacgaacattacatttttatttatatagatggcatgTTTCAACGTAATGTCAAGGAACATCATTCCTACATCATTATCCATTTtagttgtgtgtgagagagaaaatacCTATATATTATATCTTACTAACAATGCACACTAGTAATGTTTTTATACAAAATGACTGATTCCCATAAGCAATTCAGGCATGGCTCTGCCAGTTCTCCAAAACTTCACCAGTGAAAGTCATACACTGGACACTGGAAGCATGGTGAAGTAAACAtgaatctacccctcagaagggaaatttactcttggaaaaggtgtctccactaaagatttatcaccaatccttgtttccacaacaaggtaTTTTTTTCACAATGTAATTATCACAGGGAtcgaaagtgaggtgaaatcttctcaacagggacacaggcagcaaaacaaaccacaggggtgttaacccttccctatgctatccaaggtgtgtgtgtgtgtgtggctggagttacactttaaaaatgtacctgttctgacttgcatacaaattcaacttaagacccaacctacagaacttatcttgttcttaacttggggactgcctgtaaatggCTTTCTGGATGCTTTCTGCCAACATCTAGCTCCCTCTGCTGGTGATCTTTATCTCTCAGAAAAAGTTACAAAATCATTGCCTTTTTAAAGAATAACTTAATATAAACCAAAAGAGTGTAGCCATGAAATTAATTCCTATCAATCTCCATCACTTCATAAGCCTTTCTTGCCTATTTGCGTTGCCAGGTAAAAATGGTACAGTATTAATACTAGGATTATCTTCACTTTCACCAACACATGCAAAAGCAATATAATTTCCGATGTTTTCCCTTGAGAAAATATTATAAGAGTATTTGTCAAAGATATGTGCAAAAACCTAATTTGGTATGTGTATctaattatttttgttaaaagTCTCAAAACATGTAAAACTTTTAtgtacaaagattttttttaagcaaAAAAGACTCAAAATATGAAAAATCCAAACATTTCCTAGTATGGAAAAAGTTGCAAGTATTCTTTAGACTTTAGCTAAGAGAAGTCACAATTGGTAAGATTTCCCTGTCAGATCCACATCCCCAGCCCAGCATTTCAGAATTTTCCATAGTGAAACTTACACAGATCTGGAATTAGAGGGAAAGTTATCTAGATCACATGGCATGATCGTCACGAGGATCTGAATCAGATCCTCTCTTTAAATGCTTTTCATCACTACGTCTTCAGATTTACTAGACTTCATGCACACAATGGGTATCCTTGTAAAAGTTCTGATAAtactgtccgaatgcatctccctctacgtcccgcctcggagttgaagatcttctggggagatcctgctctcggtcccacctctatcacaagtgagattggtagggacgaggagcagggccttcttggtggtggcccctcacctgtggaattcactccccggggaaattaggtcatcgacatccctcctctcttttagaaggaaattaaaaacatggatttgggaccaggcttttgggtaacctggcagatagataaaggacaatgacgactagaattgataggaactgacaatgtggaatgaatttacggactctgagctggcgaacattgagcatgagattggttttattgattgtgatgtataattgattgtttataattgctgtttatatatgttatatttttattgtttgtgcaggcatcgaattgtgccttttgtaagccgcctgagttccccttggaggttgagaagggaggggtagaaatacgcgaaataaataaatattactgttAATTTTAAGGGCCAGTTTAGGTGACATTCTCAGGGGAACACTTTGACTCTAGCTCCATGACAGTTTGATGAGTAAAAATCAGCAAACTATAATAGGATGCCAACCAACATATTTAGATTGCTATGACTTACTAAAGTTCTTAACAAATCAAACTTAGTATCCAGTTACTGATCCAATTAGTATTtagaaaaatcaaaatcaaaactgTTTCCCGATTTCCAATAAATGTTACTGAATAAATATATTAAggggaagatttttaaaaaactaagcaAGTTAGCAAACGCATTATTATGGTTAAACTGAATGTTTACTAGAATCTAATGAGACCAACCTCTTatctgcagtcaggaaatgtgCGGTCATTCTGgaataatttttttctttctgctcTTCCCTTGTGGCAGAAGTAACTGTGAGGTCTCCAAAAAGGTCGACCAGCCAACTGAGGCGGGCAATCCCACTAAAAGCTGGAAAGCCTGAACGCTCTTCATTCAGTGGACCACCTTTCGGAACAAAAATAGCCGGTAGAAATTATAAGTCAAACTATCATAGTTCAGTCCTATGTCAATTGGATAGTTCTGGCTTAGCAAATCAAGTTTATTTCTGCCATTCAGATAAGCCTATTAACACAACATTGTGGCCTATAATACA containing:
- the BLVRA gene encoding biliverdin reductase A, which translates into the protein MMIGTVVIGIGMAGSVRIRDLLNPLPSSAAEHLKLLGFVSRRSLGKVQEVKQISLQEALNSNEVNAAIISTDNQNHSESVRMCLEAGKHVLVEYPMSLSAKTAHELWGLAEQKGKILHVEHIELLTEEYKQLKKEVEGKELVKGTLHFTGGPLNEERSGFPAFSGIARLSWLVDLFGDLTVTSATREEQKEKNYSRMTAHFLTADKRPLTWIEERAPGMKRDKTINFCFKSGCLERLPDAPRAAVGIFMQDLILFAKKLLGQVSKEELAAEKRRILLCLELAEEIQMHCEQPQNIYS